The following proteins are co-located in the Nocardioides piscis genome:
- a CDS encoding VanZ family protein — MVTIGGTGVMLLASLVTLAVFALVARALSGRLGRVTAIALSGFTWTVVVLGVLTLLPAQWDPGVVPADSRPETCSMDYGGPAPDGFWILSGSQRMLNVAVFVPAGALWVLGVMRWRAGWLLAPLGLVALGLYSVAIETLQLALARIDRACDVTDVVDNITGAVLGGAIGLVLGLVLRPWRHDRA, encoded by the coding sequence GTGGTGACCATCGGCGGGACAGGCGTGATGTTGCTGGCCTCGTTGGTCACCCTCGCCGTGTTCGCGCTGGTCGCCCGAGCCCTGAGTGGCCGTTTGGGCAGGGTCACCGCGATCGCGCTGTCCGGCTTCACGTGGACCGTCGTCGTGCTCGGCGTCCTCACCCTGTTGCCGGCTCAGTGGGATCCCGGCGTCGTGCCGGCCGACTCGCGTCCCGAGACGTGCTCGATGGACTACGGCGGCCCGGCGCCCGACGGATTCTGGATCCTGTCCGGCAGCCAGCGCATGCTCAACGTCGCCGTCTTCGTCCCCGCCGGAGCGTTGTGGGTCCTCGGGGTGATGCGCTGGCGCGCCGGCTGGCTGCTGGCGCCCCTCGGCCTCGTCGCCCTCGGTCTCTACAGCGTGGCCATCGAGACGCTCCAGCTCGCCCTTGCGCGCATCGATCGCGCGTGCGACGTCACCGATGTCGTCGACAACATCACCGGGGCCGTGCTCGGCGGTGCGATCGGCCTGGTGCTGGGGCTCGTCCTCCGGCCGTGGCGGCACGACCGTGCGTGA
- a CDS encoding cytochrome P450, translated as MTLTDVPEVSFAVPDDGHGHLAELRVDPIALLERVRAECGDIGRFRLADKDVVMVSGAEANEAFFRAPDSTLDQAAAYPFMTPIFGKGVVFDASPEERQQMLKNQALRGDMMRGHATTIEAEIRRMVGEWGDEGEIDLLDFFAELTIYTTSACLIGKPFREELDGSFAEIYHGLERGTDALAYVDPYADIESFRVRDASREELVEKIQAIIERRVAKGHIPKEERDLLDVLISVGYDADMVTGIFISMMFAGHHTSSGTAAWALIEMMRHPEITKDVTAELDDLYADGSEVSFQALRAIPRLEAVLKETLRLHPPLIVLLRLVQEEVELAGHVIAPGTMVAASPRVSNRIPEHFPDPERFDPSRYLDPRQEDLANRWTWIPFGAGRHRCVGNAFAMMQLKAIFSVVLREFEFELVQPSESYRDDTSKMVIQLQQPCRAYYRRRRS; from the coding sequence ATGACCCTCACCGACGTCCCCGAGGTCTCCTTCGCCGTCCCCGACGACGGCCACGGCCACCTCGCCGAGCTGCGTGTCGACCCGATCGCCTTGCTGGAGCGGGTCCGGGCCGAGTGCGGCGACATCGGCCGCTTCCGGCTGGCCGACAAGGACGTCGTGATGGTCTCCGGCGCCGAGGCCAACGAGGCGTTCTTCCGCGCACCCGACTCCACCCTCGACCAGGCGGCGGCCTATCCGTTCATGACCCCGATCTTCGGCAAGGGCGTCGTCTTCGACGCCAGCCCCGAGGAGCGCCAGCAGATGCTGAAGAACCAGGCACTGCGGGGCGACATGATGCGCGGCCACGCCACCACGATCGAGGCCGAGATCCGTCGCATGGTCGGCGAGTGGGGCGACGAGGGAGAGATCGACCTCCTCGACTTCTTCGCCGAGCTGACGATCTACACCACCTCGGCGTGCCTGATCGGCAAGCCCTTCCGCGAGGAGCTCGACGGCAGCTTCGCCGAGATCTATCACGGCCTCGAGCGCGGCACCGACGCCTTGGCGTACGTCGATCCCTACGCCGACATCGAGTCGTTCCGGGTCCGCGACGCCTCCCGTGAGGAGCTGGTCGAGAAGATCCAGGCGATCATCGAGCGGCGGGTGGCCAAGGGCCACATCCCCAAGGAGGAGCGCGACCTGCTCGACGTGCTGATCTCGGTGGGCTACGACGCCGACATGGTGACCGGCATCTTCATCTCGATGATGTTCGCCGGTCACCACACCTCGTCCGGCACCGCCGCCTGGGCGCTGATCGAGATGATGCGCCACCCCGAGATCACCAAGGACGTGACCGCAGAGCTCGACGACCTCTATGCCGACGGCTCCGAGGTCTCCTTCCAGGCGCTGCGCGCCATCCCGCGCCTGGAGGCGGTGCTCAAGGAGACGCTTCGACTGCACCCGCCGCTGATCGTGCTGCTGCGCCTGGTGCAGGAGGAGGTCGAGCTGGCCGGTCACGTCATCGCGCCCGGGACGATGGTGGCTGCGAGCCCGCGGGTCTCCAACCGCATCCCCGAGCACTTCCCCGACCCGGAGCGCTTCGACCCCTCTCGCTACCTCGACCCGCGCCAGGAGGACCTGGCCAACCGCTGGACCTGGATCCCCTTCGGCGCCGGGCGTCACCGCTGCGTCGGCAACGCCTTCGCGATGATGCAGCTCAAGGCGATCTTCTCGGTGGTGCTGCGCGAGTTCGAGTTCGAGTTGGTCCAGCCGTCGGAGAGCTACCGCGACGACACGTCCAAGATGGTGATCCAGCTGCAGCAGCCCTGCCGGGCCTACTACCGCCGGAGGCGGTCATGA
- a CDS encoding TetR/AcrR family transcriptional regulator, with amino-acid sequence MSSQVSNVRRGLNARQVETVDRLLVAGQAVLEDVGPDDLTIRMVASHAGVSPATAYTYLASKNHLFAEIYLRHIARHPAPELTGTPAEQLKVVVRHYSRTLLDSPHLAAAANLALLSADPDVERLRIRIGAEFVGAFSEALGGSPDPALLDALTFAFSGALLQAGMGLLDADQMADRLDHVVDLLMRNHP; translated from the coding sequence GTGTCCAGTCAGGTGTCCAACGTACGGCGCGGGCTCAACGCGCGCCAGGTCGAGACCGTCGACCGGCTCCTGGTGGCTGGGCAGGCCGTGCTCGAGGACGTCGGGCCCGACGACCTGACGATCCGGATGGTGGCGAGCCATGCCGGCGTCAGCCCGGCGACGGCCTACACCTATCTCGCAAGCAAGAACCATCTCTTCGCCGAGATCTACCTGCGCCACATCGCGCGACACCCGGCCCCGGAGCTGACCGGCACCCCGGCCGAGCAGCTCAAGGTGGTGGTCCGGCACTACTCGAGGACCCTGTTGGACAGTCCCCACCTCGCGGCCGCCGCCAACCTGGCGCTGCTGAGTGCTGACCCGGACGTCGAGCGCCTGCGGATCCGCATCGGTGCGGAGTTCGTCGGCGCGTTCTCCGAGGCGCTCGGTGGCTCACCCGACCCAGCCCTGCTCGACGCGCTCACCTTTGCGTTCTCCGGCGCCCTCCTGCAGGCGGGGATGGGACTCCTCGACGCCGACCAGATGGCCGACCGGCTCGACCACGTCGTCGACCTGTTGATGAGGAACCACCCATGA
- a CDS encoding nuclear transport factor 2 family protein has translation MSTSTDFSRAEIDQFWQTWLEANRKAEASNDWGVLAEHYAEDATYGWMYTPDEHFMAVGREQIRDWALGTEMQGLDGWHYDYVATVTDETTGMVVGFWKQKAGITDDETGKEYQILGLGGSWFGIVRVGDGADSGQLKIGWQRDWFDLGSTAHTFLTLAGSGKAPQPLLDRMGLKGMDQPGHYRRADLPSTVWPPVVGDE, from the coding sequence ATGAGCACCAGCACCGACTTCAGTCGTGCAGAGATCGACCAGTTCTGGCAGACGTGGCTCGAGGCCAACCGGAAGGCCGAAGCGTCGAACGACTGGGGCGTCCTGGCCGAGCACTACGCCGAGGACGCGACCTACGGCTGGATGTACACCCCCGACGAGCACTTCATGGCAGTGGGTCGCGAGCAGATCCGCGACTGGGCCCTCGGCACCGAGATGCAGGGGCTGGACGGCTGGCACTACGACTACGTCGCCACCGTCACCGACGAGACGACCGGGATGGTGGTGGGCTTCTGGAAGCAGAAGGCCGGCATCACCGACGACGAGACCGGCAAGGAGTACCAGATCCTGGGACTGGGTGGCTCCTGGTTCGGCATCGTCAGGGTGGGCGACGGCGCCGACTCCGGTCAGCTCAAGATCGGGTGGCAGCGCGACTGGTTCGACCTCGGCTCCACCGCACATACCTTCCTCACGCTCGCCGGCTCCGGAAAGGCGCCGCAGCCGCTGCTCGACCGGATGGGCCTCAAGGGCATGGACCAGCCGGGGCACTACCGCCGCGCCGACCTGCCGAGCACCGTCTGGCCGCCGGTGGTGGGCGATGAGTGA
- a CDS encoding NAD(P)-dependent oxidoreductase has product MTPAAVLRVGFVGLGQIGKPMALRLAAAADVSLVVHDVAPEPLRELADAGAEVAGSVAELASRVEVVCVMVRDDEQVREVLAHVVGSAQAGTVVVVHSTIAPQTPGQLAGIAEGHGVVVLDAPVSGGAIGAADGTLAILVGGPDDAVARVRPVLELMGSKVVHAGPVGAGTRFKLARNMLHFVAFTAATEAQRLAEAAGLDLRALGEVVRHTDSITGGVGAIMHRETTAPLAEDDFWHGVFSHVRALGEKDLAFAVELAESLDVDTPLARLALERLGPGLGFRDGAGAPPRPPKEK; this is encoded by the coding sequence GTGACCCCGGCCGCCGTGCTGAGGGTCGGCTTCGTCGGACTGGGCCAGATCGGCAAGCCGATGGCGCTGCGCCTGGCTGCCGCCGCCGACGTGTCCCTGGTCGTCCATGACGTCGCGCCGGAGCCACTGCGTGAGCTGGCCGACGCCGGGGCCGAGGTGGCCGGGTCCGTCGCCGAGCTCGCGAGCCGGGTGGAGGTGGTGTGCGTGATGGTGCGCGACGACGAGCAGGTGCGGGAGGTGCTCGCGCACGTCGTCGGCTCGGCCCAGGCGGGGACCGTGGTCGTCGTCCACTCGACGATCGCGCCGCAGACGCCGGGTCAGCTGGCAGGAATCGCCGAGGGCCACGGCGTCGTCGTCCTCGACGCACCCGTCAGCGGCGGCGCCATCGGGGCGGCCGACGGCACCCTGGCCATCCTGGTCGGCGGTCCTGACGATGCGGTGGCCCGCGTGCGGCCGGTGCTCGAGCTGATGGGGAGCAAGGTCGTGCACGCCGGACCCGTGGGTGCCGGCACCCGGTTCAAGCTGGCGCGCAACATGCTCCACTTCGTGGCCTTCACCGCGGCCACCGAGGCCCAGCGGCTGGCCGAGGCTGCGGGGCTCGACCTCAGGGCGCTCGGGGAGGTCGTGCGCCATACGGACTCGATCACCGGCGGCGTGGGCGCGATCATGCACCGGGAGACGACTGCCCCACTGGCCGAGGACGACTTCTGGCACGGCGTGTTCAGCCACGTGCGGGCCCTGGGGGAGAAGGACCTGGCGTTCGCGGTGGAGCTGGCCGAGTCCCTCGACGTCGACACCCCGCTCGCCCGGCTCGCGCTCGAGCGACTCGGACCCGGACTCGGGTTTCGTGACGGCGCTGGCGCGCCTCCTCGACCACCGAAGGAGAAGTGA
- a CDS encoding cytochrome P450 gives MTAIDFDLYDHAIQDDPYPVYARLRDEAPLFHQVEHDYWVISRHADVHAATRDDETLSNRMGVSLDPSAWNEHAHTVMSFLAMDPPEQVRLRRLVSKGFTPRRVRDLGPRVQQLTDDYLDQALASGSLDWVMDFAGRLPMDVISEMMGVPVADRDEVRRLADLVVHREDGLRDVPAAGMEAAMSLFDYYKTFVAEKRRNPADDLTSALLNAEDEGKRMTEDEINAFLFLMVVAGNETTTKLLGNAVFHLSQHREQQAEVLADPALVSPWIEETLRHDTSSQFVARLLVKDLTLHGRTAPAGSKLLLALGAANHDDRVFTTPETFDLHRDPDELGQILSFGGGRHFCLGANLARMESRIALESLVARVSDFDIDHDACARFYSANVRGFTHVPMKVTLR, from the coding sequence ATGACCGCGATCGACTTCGACCTCTATGACCACGCGATCCAGGACGACCCCTATCCGGTCTATGCCCGGCTGCGCGACGAGGCGCCGCTGTTCCACCAGGTCGAGCACGACTACTGGGTGATCTCGCGCCACGCCGACGTCCACGCCGCCACCCGCGACGACGAGACCCTCTCCAACCGCATGGGCGTCTCGCTCGACCCCAGCGCCTGGAACGAGCACGCGCACACGGTGATGTCGTTCCTGGCGATGGACCCGCCGGAGCAGGTCCGGCTCCGGCGGCTGGTCTCCAAGGGCTTCACCCCGCGCCGGGTGCGTGACCTGGGGCCACGGGTGCAGCAGCTCACCGACGACTACCTCGACCAGGCGCTGGCGAGCGGATCGCTCGACTGGGTCATGGACTTCGCCGGCCGGCTGCCCATGGACGTCATCTCCGAGATGATGGGGGTCCCAGTGGCCGACCGCGACGAGGTCCGCCGGCTGGCCGACCTGGTCGTCCACCGCGAGGACGGGCTCCGCGACGTGCCGGCGGCGGGGATGGAGGCTGCGATGAGCCTCTTCGACTACTACAAGACCTTCGTCGCGGAGAAGCGCAGGAACCCCGCAGACGACCTGACCTCCGCGCTGCTCAACGCCGAGGACGAGGGCAAGCGGATGACCGAGGACGAGATCAACGCGTTCCTCTTCCTGATGGTGGTCGCCGGCAACGAGACCACGACCAAGCTGCTCGGCAACGCCGTCTTCCACCTCAGCCAGCACCGCGAGCAACAGGCCGAGGTGCTCGCCGACCCGGCCCTGGTCTCGCCGTGGATCGAGGAGACGCTGCGCCACGACACCTCCAGCCAGTTCGTCGCCCGGCTGCTCGTCAAGGACCTCACCCTGCACGGCCGGACGGCGCCGGCCGGCTCCAAGCTCCTGCTCGCCCTCGGCGCCGCCAACCACGACGACCGCGTCTTCACCACGCCGGAGACCTTCGACCTGCACCGTGACCCCGACGAGCTCGGCCAGATCCTGAGCTTCGGCGGTGGCCGCCACTTCTGCCTGGGCGCCAACCTCGCGCGGATGGAGAGCCGCATCGCGCTCGAGTCGCTGGTGGCCAGGGTGAGCGACTTCGACATCGACCACGACGCGTGCGCCCGCTTCTACTCAGCCAACGTGCGCGGTTTCACCCACGTCCCGATGAAGGTGACCCTGCGATGA
- a CDS encoding aldehyde dehydrogenase: MSDTTFDWAPAQLLIDGQLTPAADGSTYPIHNPATGEQIGEAPDAGQADMEAAIGAARRAFDETDWSTDHDLRMRCLLELYAALVEQGESMRALTTAEVGAPAFLTAGPQYDVPVEGLKWVADMAATYEWETDLGEAAPMGIRTHRTVRKEPVGVVAAITPWNFPNQINLSKIGPALAAGCTVVLKPAPDTPWVACELGRIAAEILPPGVLNVVSTRDVDVAISLTTDPRVDLVSFTGSTETGKRIMSTAASSLKRVFLELGGKSAAIVLDDADLAGAVGTAAFSVCMHAGQGCALTTRLVVPRERYDEAVEIAAATMSSIGVGDPTDPGTICGPVISRVQRDRIVRYLDLAKADGGTFATGGKVAERGGGGWWIEPTVIAGLTNESRVAQEEIFGPVLVVLAHDGDDDAVRIANDSPYGLSGSVDSGDIERARAVARRVRTGTLAVNGGVWFSPDAPFGGYKQSGIGREMGVAGFEEYLETKTIAEGVGS; this comes from the coding sequence ATGAGTGACACGACGTTCGACTGGGCTCCCGCCCAGCTGCTGATCGACGGCCAGCTGACCCCGGCGGCCGACGGATCGACATACCCGATCCACAACCCTGCCACCGGTGAGCAGATCGGCGAGGCGCCCGACGCCGGCCAGGCCGACATGGAGGCCGCGATCGGGGCCGCGCGCCGGGCCTTCGACGAGACCGACTGGTCCACCGACCACGACCTGCGCATGAGGTGCCTGCTCGAGCTGTACGCGGCCCTGGTCGAGCAGGGCGAGTCGATGCGCGCGCTGACCACCGCGGAGGTGGGAGCGCCCGCCTTCCTCACCGCCGGCCCGCAATATGACGTGCCGGTGGAGGGGTTGAAGTGGGTGGCCGACATGGCCGCGACCTACGAGTGGGAGACCGATCTCGGTGAGGCGGCCCCGATGGGCATCCGCACCCACCGCACCGTGCGCAAGGAGCCGGTCGGCGTGGTCGCGGCGATCACGCCGTGGAACTTCCCCAACCAGATCAACCTCTCCAAGATCGGGCCGGCGCTGGCGGCCGGCTGCACCGTCGTCCTCAAGCCGGCACCCGACACCCCGTGGGTGGCGTGCGAGCTCGGACGGATCGCCGCCGAGATCCTGCCTCCGGGCGTCCTCAACGTCGTGTCCACCCGGGACGTCGACGTCGCGATCTCGCTGACGACCGACCCCCGTGTCGACCTGGTCTCCTTCACCGGTTCGACCGAGACCGGCAAGCGGATCATGTCGACGGCCGCGTCGTCGCTCAAGAGGGTCTTCCTCGAGCTGGGCGGCAAGTCGGCGGCGATCGTGCTCGACGACGCCGACCTCGCCGGAGCGGTCGGCACCGCGGCCTTCTCGGTGTGCATGCACGCGGGCCAGGGCTGCGCGCTCACGACGCGGCTGGTCGTGCCGCGCGAGCGCTATGACGAGGCGGTCGAGATCGCCGCCGCGACCATGTCCTCCATCGGGGTCGGCGACCCCACCGACCCAGGCACCATCTGTGGTCCGGTGATCAGCAGGGTGCAGCGGGACCGGATCGTGCGCTACCTCGACCTCGCGAAGGCCGACGGCGGCACCTTCGCCACCGGCGGCAAGGTCGCCGAGCGCGGGGGCGGCGGCTGGTGGATCGAACCGACCGTCATCGCCGGCCTGACCAACGAGTCGCGGGTGGCGCAGGAGGAGATCTTCGGGCCGGTGCTCGTCGTGCTGGCCCACGACGGCGACGACGACGCGGTGCGGATCGCCAACGACTCGCCGTACGGCCTCTCCGGCTCCGTCGACTCGGGCGACATCGAGCGTGCCCGTGCGGTCGCGCGCAGGGTCCGCACCGGCACCCTGGCCGTCAACGGCGGCGTGTGGTTCAGCCCCGACGCGCCGTTCGGGGGCTACAAGCAGTCCGGCATCGGCCGTGAGATGGGTGTCGCCGGCTTCGAGGAGTACCTCGAGACCAAGACGATCGCCGAGGGAGTCGGCTCGTGA
- a CDS encoding SDR family oxidoreductase, with protein MSTGKRFTDKVVVVTGAAQGIGEAYARALAAEDADVVVADVSEEAGEKVAASINESGGSAIFVRTDVSSQESAQAMVERVSEEWGGIDGLVNNAAIYGAMQFDLLVTVDWDYYKKFMGVNMDGALVMTRAVYRSMQARGGGSIVNQSSTAAYLYSGFYGLAKTGVNGLTQQLAHEVGGMGIRVNAIAPGPTDTEATRTQAGDAAKELVKNLALKRMGQPEDMVGACLFLLSDEAAWITGQILAVDGGQTWRP; from the coding sequence GTGAGCACCGGGAAAAGGTTCACCGACAAGGTCGTCGTCGTCACGGGGGCGGCCCAGGGCATCGGCGAGGCCTATGCCCGGGCGCTCGCGGCGGAGGACGCCGACGTGGTGGTCGCCGATGTGAGCGAGGAGGCCGGCGAGAAGGTCGCTGCCTCGATCAACGAGTCGGGCGGGAGTGCGATCTTCGTCCGCACCGACGTCTCCTCGCAGGAGTCGGCGCAGGCGATGGTGGAGCGCGTGAGCGAGGAGTGGGGCGGGATCGACGGCCTGGTCAACAACGCCGCGATCTATGGCGCGATGCAGTTCGATCTGCTCGTCACCGTCGACTGGGACTACTACAAGAAGTTCATGGGCGTGAACATGGACGGAGCGCTGGTGATGACCCGCGCGGTCTATCGCTCCATGCAGGCGCGCGGCGGCGGCTCGATCGTCAACCAGTCCAGCACCGCGGCCTATCTCTACTCCGGCTTCTACGGTCTCGCGAAGACGGGTGTCAACGGGCTGACCCAGCAGCTGGCCCACGAGGTCGGCGGCATGGGGATCCGGGTCAACGCGATCGCGCCCGGCCCCACGGACACCGAGGCCACCCGCACCCAGGCCGGCGACGCCGCCAAGGAGCTGGTCAAGAACCTCGCGCTCAAGCGGATGGGCCAGCCGGAGGACATGGTCGGGGCCTGCCTGTTCCTGCTCTCCGACGAGGCGGCCTGGATCACCGGGCAGATCCTTGCCGTCGACGGCGGACAGACGTGGCGCCCGTGA
- a CDS encoding ferredoxin, producing the protein MSFRVVADLDLCQAHQVCQHEAPDVFGFDEDADKVVVLQDDPDVSLREQVASALRYCPAMALAIEEEEQA; encoded by the coding sequence ATGAGCTTCCGGGTCGTGGCCGACCTCGACCTGTGCCAGGCCCACCAGGTGTGCCAGCACGAGGCGCCTGACGTCTTCGGCTTCGACGAGGACGCCGACAAGGTCGTCGTGCTGCAGGACGACCCAGATGTTTCCCTGCGCGAGCAGGTCGCGTCGGCACTCAGATATTGCCCGGCGATGGCATTGGCGATCGAGGAAGAGGAACAGGCATGA
- a CDS encoding carboxymuconolactone decarboxylase family protein, translated as MGKFDDLPEARRRGLEKMEEVYGFEMTDGEGDFFALTADHLFGDIWQRPGLSDRDRRLLLIGMLAGQGAADVLGIQIPAAHAKGELDDEALREIVVFLSHYAGWPQGARISTVVEETIARAKRKQG; from the coding sequence ATGGGCAAGTTCGACGATCTGCCCGAGGCCCGCCGCCGCGGGCTCGAGAAGATGGAAGAGGTCTATGGCTTCGAGATGACCGACGGGGAGGGCGACTTCTTCGCCCTGACCGCCGACCACCTCTTCGGCGACATCTGGCAGCGCCCCGGTCTGAGTGACCGCGACCGGCGGCTGCTGCTGATCGGCATGCTGGCGGGCCAGGGGGCGGCCGACGTGCTCGGCATCCAGATCCCTGCCGCCCACGCCAAGGGCGAGCTCGACGACGAGGCGTTGCGCGAGATCGTCGTCTTCCTGTCCCACTACGCCGGCTGGCCGCAGGGGGCGAGGATCAGCACCGTGGTCGAGGAGACCATCGCCAGGGCCAAGCGGAAGCAGGGCTGA
- a CDS encoding YdeI/OmpD-associated family protein: MIGTPGGSEERPAIFFADADEWRAWLEANHESASEIWMGLRKRHVSDRGLTWAEAVPVALCFGWIDSVSQGIDDDCRRQRWTPRKPSSVWSEVNIAHVERLTAEGLMHPAGLAAFERRKPEKSGIYAYEAPAALDDEQRARLLADAGAAAFWEVATPSYRKVAENWVVSAKREETREKRLVQLIEDCSHGRLIPSQRYGEAPRWVERAARAADDAAGRTLE, translated from the coding sequence GTGATCGGGACTCCGGGGGGCAGCGAGGAGCGGCCGGCGATCTTCTTCGCCGACGCCGACGAGTGGCGCGCCTGGCTCGAGGCCAACCACGAGAGCGCCAGCGAGATCTGGATGGGGCTGCGCAAGCGACACGTCTCCGATCGGGGGCTCACCTGGGCCGAGGCGGTGCCGGTGGCCTTGTGCTTCGGCTGGATCGACTCGGTCTCCCAGGGCATCGACGACGACTGCCGGCGCCAGCGGTGGACCCCCCGCAAGCCCAGCTCGGTGTGGAGCGAGGTCAACATCGCCCACGTCGAGCGCCTCACCGCCGAGGGGCTGATGCATCCGGCCGGGCTGGCTGCCTTCGAGCGACGCAAGCCGGAGAAGTCGGGCATCTATGCCTATGAGGCGCCCGCCGCCCTCGACGACGAGCAGCGGGCCCGGCTGCTGGCCGACGCAGGTGCCGCGGCCTTCTGGGAGGTGGCGACCCCGTCCTATCGCAAGGTCGCGGAGAACTGGGTGGTCTCGGCCAAGCGGGAGGAGACCCGGGAGAAGCGGCTTGTCCAGCTGATCGAGGACTGCTCGCACGGACGGCTGATCCCCTCGCAGCGGTATGGCGAGGCGCCGCGCTGGGTCGAGCGGGCAGCCCGCGCCGCCGACGACGCGGCGGGAAGGACGCTCGAATGA
- a CDS encoding SDR family oxidoreductase produces the protein MTPHPDHPRRRPAIVTGASAGIGAATAEALAAAGCPVALGARRTDRLDEVAERIRAAGGQAVVHPLDVSDEGSVAEFVAAATADLGEIEIAVCNAGGVWPGAIAEMDTSRFETEIDLNVLGAHRVVRALVPGMIERRRGDILFVSSDVAVRARPFVASYAAGKWGLEGMAHALQMELEGTGVRASLVRPGPTASEMGSDWDAAEGARTLDAWVRFGQARHGGFLPTTAIADAITTVVTAPRGVHLNLIEVTPEAPLEER, from the coding sequence ATGACCCCGCATCCCGATCACCCCCGGCGCAGGCCTGCGATCGTGACCGGCGCCTCCGCCGGCATCGGTGCGGCGACCGCCGAGGCGCTCGCCGCCGCCGGCTGCCCGGTCGCGCTGGGCGCGCGCCGCACCGACCGGCTCGACGAGGTCGCCGAGCGGATCCGTGCTGCAGGCGGCCAGGCTGTCGTGCACCCCCTCGACGTCTCCGACGAGGGCTCGGTCGCCGAGTTCGTCGCGGCCGCGACGGCCGACCTCGGCGAGATCGAGATCGCCGTCTGCAACGCGGGCGGCGTGTGGCCCGGCGCGATCGCCGAGATGGACACGAGCCGCTTCGAGACCGAGATCGACCTCAACGTGCTCGGCGCCCACCGCGTCGTCCGGGCGTTGGTGCCCGGGATGATCGAGCGCCGCCGCGGCGACATCCTCTTCGTGTCCTCCGACGTCGCGGTCCGCGCCCGGCCGTTCGTCGCGTCGTATGCCGCCGGCAAGTGGGGTCTCGAGGGCATGGCCCACGCCCTGCAGATGGAGCTCGAGGGCACCGGCGTCCGCGCGTCGCTCGTCCGTCCCGGCCCCACGGCCAGCGAGATGGGGAGCGACTGGGACGCAGCCGAGGGCGCTCGCACGCTCGACGCCTGGGTGCGCTTCGGCCAGGCCCGGCACGGCGGCTTCCTGCCGACCACCGCGATCGCCGATGCCATCACCACCGTGGTCACCGCGCCCCGCGGGGTGCACCTCAACCTGATCGAAGTCACCCCCGAAGCGCCCCTGGAGGAACGATGA
- a CDS encoding NADH:flavin oxidoreductase, with protein MTSVPDVLAPATLGPVSLRNRVVKAATFEGRTPDGRVSDELIDFHARLARGQVGLTTVAYLAVSPEGRTHRDVLVVGPHTRDGLARLAGAVHAEGGAIAGQVGHAGPVANGRSNGVRAVAASRMPSPLSMQMVRTATRADISRVTRAYVDAARVLVDAGFDVLELHMAHSYLISSFLAPGLNRRKDEWGGPLANRARLAREVARAVREEVGDAAAVTAKVSLSDGFKGGVTTQAGLELAQLLESDGHLDALQLSGGSSLMNPMYLFRGDPPRAEFAAVMPPLVRWG; from the coding sequence ATGACATCGGTTCCGGACGTCCTGGCCCCGGCGACGCTGGGCCCGGTGTCGTTGCGCAACCGCGTGGTCAAGGCTGCCACCTTCGAGGGCCGGACGCCGGACGGTCGCGTGAGCGACGAGCTGATCGACTTCCACGCGCGCCTCGCCCGCGGGCAGGTCGGTCTGACGACGGTCGCCTATCTCGCGGTCTCCCCCGAGGGCCGCACCCACCGCGACGTCCTCGTCGTGGGGCCCCACACCCGTGACGGCCTGGCCCGCCTCGCCGGCGCCGTGCACGCCGAAGGTGGCGCGATCGCCGGTCAGGTCGGCCACGCCGGGCCGGTGGCCAACGGCCGCTCCAACGGGGTCCGTGCCGTCGCTGCGAGCCGGATGCCGAGCCCGCTGTCGATGCAGATGGTGCGCACGGCAACCCGGGCCGACATCTCGCGGGTCACCCGCGCCTATGTCGACGCTGCCCGCGTCCTCGTCGACGCCGGGTTCGACGTGCTGGAGCTGCACATGGCCCACAGCTATCTCATCTCCTCGTTCCTCGCGCCGGGGCTCAACCGTCGCAAGGACGAGTGGGGTGGGCCGCTCGCCAATCGGGCCAGGCTGGCGAGGGAGGTGGCGCGCGCCGTACGCGAAGAAGTGGGGGACGCGGCCGCGGTGACGGCGAAGGTGTCGTTGTCGGACGGCTTCAAGGGCGGGGTGACGACGCAGGCCGGGCTGGAGCTGGCGCAGCTGCTCGAGAGCGACGGGCACCTGGACGCGCTGCAGCTCAGTGGCGGGTCGTCGCTGATGAACCCGATGTATCTCTTCCGCGGGGACCCCCCGCGCGCGGAGTTCGCGGCGGTGATGCCGCCGCTCGTGCGCTGGGGATGA